The following proteins come from a genomic window of Alicyclobacillus dauci:
- a CDS encoding YlbF family regulator: protein MTTAMEQTYQPLLEKADVIARTISSSEAAQMYWQARDKMMKHREAQALFDELKKKTNGLLVLKGRLGEESEKYQRIQEEVHKVEDKLTEIPVALQYKAAHDELNGMLQEVILVLLARLKGEVPVEKGPRQCGSGGSCSSGDCGSCSAH, encoded by the coding sequence ATGACAACAGCGATGGAACAGACATACCAGCCCTTGCTCGAAAAAGCGGATGTCATTGCGCGGACAATCTCCAGCTCTGAAGCTGCACAAATGTATTGGCAGGCTCGGGATAAAATGATGAAGCACCGAGAAGCGCAAGCCCTATTTGACGAGCTGAAGAAGAAGACAAACGGGTTGCTCGTTTTGAAAGGGCGGTTGGGTGAAGAAAGCGAAAAGTATCAACGGATTCAAGAGGAAGTACACAAAGTTGAGGACAAGCTGACGGAAATTCCAGTCGCTCTTCAGTACAAAGCGGCACACGACGAGTTGAACGGCATGTTACAAGAAGTCATTCTCGTCCTTCTTGCCCGGCTCAAAGGGGAAGTACCTGTTGAAAAAGGGCCTCGTCAATGTGGCTCGGGCGGGAGTTGCAGTTCGGGTGATTGCGGATCCTGTTCCGCCCACTGA
- the miaB gene encoding tRNA (N6-isopentenyl adenosine(37)-C2)-methylthiotransferase MiaB, translating into MSNLDRTSYEMPDEYRYTGFNTDGTPKKYYLRTYGCQMNEHDTEVMAGLLQGMGYVPTDSQEESDVILFNTCAVRENAEDKVFGEIGRLRPLKQRNPELVLGLCGCMAQEQGVQKMVLEKFPWVDVVFGTHNIDRLPALLAEARTSQATVMEVWDKAAETVEDMPKARKDNVRAWVNIQYGCNKFCTYCIVPYTRGRERSRQPEDIVQEVRQLVADGFKEITLLGQNVNDYGVDLGTSSFAKLLREVNDIPGIDRIRFTTSNPWNFSDDLIAAIAECEHVVEHVHLPVQSGNNEILKRMNRSHTREYYLQLVKKIRAAIPGVSLTTDIIVGFPGETEEQFEDTVSLVREVQFDNAFTFIYSPRENTPAARFEDTLTLDEKKQRLYRLNEAQAEVCLKRNQDLKGEVVDVLVEGASKTNAQVLSGRTRTNRLILFPGSIDLRGQHVQVEITHPQTFLLKGRMVTREEEVS; encoded by the coding sequence ATGAGTAACTTGGACCGAACCTCTTACGAGATGCCGGACGAATATCGGTATACGGGTTTCAATACAGATGGTACGCCGAAAAAGTACTACTTACGAACATATGGGTGTCAGATGAACGAACATGACACAGAAGTTATGGCGGGGCTCCTACAAGGAATGGGTTACGTTCCCACGGATAGTCAGGAAGAATCTGATGTCATTTTGTTCAATACGTGCGCCGTTCGGGAAAATGCTGAGGACAAGGTGTTCGGCGAAATTGGCCGGTTACGTCCCTTGAAACAGCGCAATCCTGAGTTGGTCTTGGGGCTCTGCGGATGTATGGCACAGGAACAGGGCGTTCAGAAAATGGTTTTGGAAAAATTCCCTTGGGTTGACGTTGTATTTGGAACGCACAACATCGACCGGTTACCGGCCCTCCTAGCCGAAGCTAGAACCTCCCAAGCCACGGTTATGGAAGTGTGGGACAAGGCCGCGGAGACAGTTGAAGACATGCCTAAAGCTCGTAAGGATAACGTCCGGGCATGGGTCAATATTCAGTATGGCTGCAACAAGTTTTGTACCTACTGTATTGTCCCGTACACGCGGGGCCGTGAGCGCAGTCGGCAACCGGAAGACATCGTTCAGGAAGTTCGCCAACTGGTTGCAGATGGGTTTAAGGAAATTACTCTGCTCGGTCAAAACGTCAATGATTACGGCGTTGACTTGGGAACCAGTTCGTTTGCTAAGTTGCTTCGAGAAGTCAATGACATCCCTGGGATCGATCGGATTCGATTCACGACATCCAATCCGTGGAACTTCAGTGATGATTTGATTGCTGCCATTGCCGAGTGCGAACATGTAGTGGAGCACGTTCACCTGCCGGTTCAATCTGGGAACAACGAGATCTTAAAACGCATGAATCGTTCACACACTCGCGAGTACTATTTGCAACTCGTGAAGAAAATTCGTGCCGCTATTCCGGGAGTCAGCTTGACAACGGACATTATCGTTGGATTCCCAGGGGAAACGGAAGAACAGTTTGAAGATACCGTGTCGCTTGTGCGAGAAGTTCAATTTGACAACGCCTTTACTTTCATTTATTCACCGCGCGAAAATACGCCGGCAGCGCGGTTCGAAGACACCTTGACTCTAGATGAGAAAAAACAGCGACTTTACCGATTAAACGAAGCCCAAGCTGAAGTGTGTCTCAAGCGCAACCAAGATTTGAAGGGTGAAGTCGTCGATGTTCTCGTTGAGGGAGCGAGCAAGACGAATGCGCAGGTTCTGTCGGGTCGCACGCGGACCAACCGCTTGATTCTCTTTCCAGGCAGTATTGATTTGCGAGGGCAGCATGTGCAGGTTGAAATTACACACCCGCAGACGTTCCTTCTCAAGGGTCGCATGGTGACAAGAGAGGAGGAGGTTTCATGA
- a CDS encoding DUF1657 domain-containing protein, with product MTVASQVKQTLAGLKSAQASFEQFALQTQNQQAKQLYTDAASQTQTIVDTLEQRVGQMEQEEPQYKGF from the coding sequence ATGACGGTAGCTAGCCAGGTCAAACAAACATTAGCGGGGTTAAAGAGTGCACAGGCAAGCTTCGAACAGTTTGCACTACAAACCCAAAACCAACAGGCGAAACAACTTTATACGGACGCGGCAAGCCAAACACAAACCATTGTCGACACTCTCGAACAACGTGTCGGACAAATGGAGCAAGAAGAACCCCAGTACAAAGGGTTCTAA
- a CDS encoding DUF421 domain-containing protein, with protein sequence MMPVYVETLLKSILSFIALIAVCRVIGKRVDIVLPVVFGALAAFLAVDRNVRVIDGLIALGTWGLLTVLLGWIVIKSKPAQNLINGQATPLIQGGNIVGKNLQKLRMPVGDLLALLREKDAFKLAEVEFAALESDGQISVMKKADSQPVTPKTAGIAVQNEPEPKVVIEDGVVNYNGLLQDGYVEGWILSEAKKQGATSDDEVFLAQLDNSNNLYVDLKNDVLKKTPNDPTTKSKLLLLASLKKIQSDLESFAMQTENQAARTSYTESAEQLKRLISETSPFLKM encoded by the coding sequence ATGATGCCTGTCTACGTCGAAACACTGTTGAAGTCGATCCTATCCTTTATCGCCCTTATCGCTGTATGCCGAGTCATCGGTAAACGGGTCGATATTGTCTTGCCGGTTGTGTTCGGCGCCTTGGCGGCGTTTCTTGCTGTTGACCGAAATGTGAGGGTGATCGATGGCTTGATTGCACTTGGCACATGGGGTCTTCTCACGGTTTTACTCGGGTGGATCGTGATTAAATCGAAACCCGCGCAAAATCTCATCAACGGACAAGCGACCCCTCTCATCCAAGGGGGCAACATCGTAGGAAAAAACCTGCAAAAACTGCGCATGCCTGTTGGCGATCTCTTGGCTCTCTTGCGGGAGAAAGACGCATTCAAGCTGGCTGAAGTGGAATTTGCAGCACTGGAAAGCGATGGCCAAATCAGTGTCATGAAAAAGGCGGATAGCCAACCGGTCACACCGAAGACAGCTGGTATAGCGGTGCAGAATGAACCGGAGCCCAAAGTCGTGATCGAAGATGGTGTGGTCAATTACAATGGTCTCCTGCAGGATGGGTACGTAGAAGGTTGGATCTTAAGCGAAGCCAAAAAGCAGGGCGCCACGAGTGACGACGAAGTGTTCCTCGCACAACTTGACAACTCGAACAACTTGTATGTGGACTTAAAAAATGACGTGTTGAAAAAAACGCCAAACGACCCCACAACGAAATCAAAGCTCTTATTATTGGCGTCATTGAAGAAAATTCAGTCAGACTTGGAGAGCTTCGCCATGCAGACCGAAAACCAAGCGGCAAGAACCAGCTACACCGAATCCGCTGAACAACTCAAGCGCTTGATCTCAGAGACTTCGCCATTTCTCAAGATGTAA